In Synechocystis sp. PCC 6714, the following are encoded in one genomic region:
- the carA gene encoding glutamine-hydrolyzing carbamoyl-phosphate synthase small subunit — translation MPIAAAKPALLVLADGTAYPGWSFGADGTTVGEVVFNTGMTGYQEVMTDPSYCGQIVTFTYPELGNTGVNPEDEESIHPHVKGVVARNITRRPSNWRSTQSLPDYLVEHKIIGIYGIDTRALTRKLRSVGAMNGGISTEILEPEALLQYIQAAPSMAGLNLVKEVTTSEVYEWTDPTDDHWQFGPVNEHKEEPPLTVVALDFGVKRNILRRLASYGCRVIVVPASTSPEEILKYNPDGIFLSNGPGDPSAVEEGIITTKELLAAQKPMFGICMGHQVLGLSLGAETFKLKFGHRGLNQPCGLDQQVEITSQNHGFAVTEGSLVEEVEITHFNLNDKTVAGLRHKELPFFSVQYHPEASPGPHDADYLFENFVKLMRQKKAEIHGQVSG, via the coding sequence ATGCCAATTGCTGCGGCGAAACCGGCCCTTCTTGTCCTTGCGGATGGCACTGCCTACCCCGGTTGGTCCTTTGGGGCCGATGGCACCACAGTGGGGGAGGTGGTCTTCAACACTGGCATGACCGGTTATCAGGAGGTAATGACGGATCCCAGCTATTGCGGCCAGATTGTTACTTTTACTTACCCCGAATTGGGCAACACCGGGGTCAACCCAGAAGATGAGGAGTCCATCCACCCCCACGTTAAAGGGGTTGTGGCCCGCAATATCACCCGCCGCCCCAGCAATTGGCGATCGACCCAATCCCTACCAGATTATTTGGTGGAACATAAAATCATCGGCATTTACGGCATCGACACCAGAGCCCTTACCCGTAAGTTGCGTTCCGTCGGTGCCATGAACGGCGGCATCTCCACCGAAATTTTGGAGCCCGAAGCCCTACTGCAGTATATCCAGGCCGCTCCCTCCATGGCCGGTTTGAACTTGGTCAAAGAAGTCACCACCAGCGAAGTTTACGAATGGACGGACCCCACCGATGACCATTGGCAGTTTGGCCCGGTGAATGAACACAAAGAAGAACCGCCCTTAACAGTGGTGGCCCTGGACTTTGGGGTCAAGCGCAACATTCTCCGTCGCCTGGCCAGTTATGGTTGTCGGGTAATTGTGGTGCCTGCTAGCACCTCCCCTGAGGAAATTCTTAAATATAACCCCGACGGGATTTTTCTTTCCAATGGCCCTGGGGATCCCTCCGCTGTTGAGGAGGGTATTATTACCACCAAGGAGTTGTTGGCGGCCCAAAAGCCCATGTTTGGCATTTGCATGGGGCATCAAGTGTTGGGACTGTCCCTGGGGGCGGAAACCTTTAAGCTCAAGTTTGGGCATCGGGGTCTGAATCAACCCTGTGGCTTGGACCAACAGGTGGAAATCACCAGTCAGAACCATGGCTTTGCAGTGACAGAGGGGTCCCTGGTGGAGGAAGTGGAAATTACCCATTTCAATCTCAACGATAAAACTGTGGCGGGGTTACGCCACAAGGAATTGCCCTTTTTCTCGGTGCAGTATCACCCCGAAGCTAGCCCCGGTCCCCATGATGCGGATTATTTGTTTGAGAACTTTGTCAAGTTAATGCGACAAAAAAAGGCTGAGATCCATGGCCAGGTTTCAGGTTAA